The Mustelus asterias unplaced genomic scaffold, sMusAst1.hap1.1 HAP1_SCAFFOLD_639, whole genome shotgun sequence genome includes a region encoding these proteins:
- the naxd gene encoding ATP-dependent (S)-NAD(P)H-hydrate dehydratase, whose protein sequence is MVIGPGLGRDEKVLENTKVIMKKCQQRGIPIVIDADGLWVIVQEPSVIQGYSKAILTPNVVEFARLYKAVLKDPLDECDHQGNLLQLTQALGNVTIVQKGQKDLISDGTTVLICSQQGSGRRCGGQGDLLSGSLGVLAHWAFTAGKEKTDGLNPTLVAAFGACVLTRQCNYQAFQNHQRSMTTSDMIAEISTAFNKLFES, encoded by the exons GTTATCATGAAGAAATGTCAGCAGCGAGGGATTCCCATTGTCATCGATGCA GATGGTTTATGGGTGATTGTCCAGGAACCCTCTGTGATCCAGGGATACAGTAAAGCCATCCTTACACCAAATGTTGTGGAATTTGCCAGACTCTACAAGGCGGTG CTCAAGGACCCTTTGGATGAGTGTGATCACCAAGGCAACTTGCTTCAACTCACCCAGGCACTGGGGAACGTGACTATTGTTCAGAAGGGACAGAAAGATCTAATTTCAGACGGAACCACGG TGCTGATCTGCTCACAGCAAGGCAGTGGTCGGAGGTGTGGGGGTCAGGGAGACCTGCTGTCTGGATCCCTGGGGGTCCTCGCACACTGGGCTTTCACCGCTGGGAAggagaaaacagatgg ATTAAATCCCACTCTTGTTGCTGCTTTTGGAGCCTGTGTCTTGACGAGACAGTGCAACTACCAAGCTTTCCAAAATCATCAGCGCTCAATGACAACCTCCGACATGATTGCAGAGATTAGTACGGCTTTTAACAAACTCTTTGAAAGCTAA